The window TACCGGCATCGGTGGTTACATAATCAGCCAGAACCAGCAGCGAATCCCTGTCGAGGAAAGGGTGACGGCAATTCTTGCGCTCAAGGCCAACCGCTGAAAAAGTTGAAACGATCGAATAATCTTCAATCCCAGCCTCGCTCATGACTGTTTCAACCAGCTCTTTTGCGATTACCCAGGTCTCTTCACCAACCTTGACCGCAGCATATTCAAAATCAGGATGCAGAGCTATCGCCAGGTTCGCAGGCAGGGTCCATGGCGTGGTTGTCCAGATAACTACGAACACCTTTTCTCCTGCAAGTGCTGAATCGACATCAGAAATGTCGTCTTTTACAGGGAATTTCACATATACCGATGGTGAGGTGTGGTCGTGGTACTCCACTTCCGCCTCAGCTAGAGCCGTGGTACAGGTTGAACACCAGTAAACTGGCTTCTTATTACGTATTACAGACTCTGAGAGCAGGAAGCGGTTGAACTCACGGGCAATGGCAGCCTCATACTCATAGGTCATGGTAAGATATGGCGCATCCCAGTCGCCCAGCACACCCAGCCTCTTGAATTCGGCTTTCTGGGTTTTAATCCACTTTTCAGCGTATTTGCGACAGGCACCACGCTTGGAAAGCTTCGGGATTACTTTTTTCTTCTCGCCAAGCTCTTTGTCTACATTATGCTCAATAGGCAGCCCGTGACAGTCCCAGCCCGGAATGTATGGCGCATTGAATCCAGCCATACGGCGTGACTTGAGAATGATATCCTTGAGAATCTTGTTGAAGGCGGTACCAAGGTGAATATGACCGTTCGCATATGGCGGGCCGTCATGCAGTACAAACAGAGGTTTTTCTGCAGAGTGCTCCTGGAGCATTTTATACAGTCCCTCTTTTTCCCAGCGTTTAAGGTATTCCGGCTCTCTTTGTGCAAGATTCGCCTTCATTTTGAACTTGGTCTGGGGCAGATTGAGAGTTGCCCTATAGTCCATGATATTCTCCTTTCATGTAAATCACTTCAACCAGAGACAAAGTCATAGTTGTCAAGTGTTAACGAATGTTTTGTTTGGGTGTTCAAGAGCCGTTGGCTAGTATCACATAAAACGAATAAAAATAACAACTGCGCTTGAACTTGCAAGGTTTAAAAAAAATGCATGGAACCAAGCCGCTTATCTTTGCGATGTGTTCGACAACGTTAATCTGAATAACCCGGTTTGTTTTGGGTAAATACTAATTTCCCAGTCAGTCAGTTACACCTTTGTTTGTGCTTACGGTGAATTCACCACTATCCGGAACGATACCTATTCTGATTTTTCTCATAAAATTGAGATCATTTTGACTACTACCTTCATAATATCAGGTTAAAACGACTATTTTCGTATATGACGTCAGCCCTTAATTGTGGTATAAATTCTGCCGAGGACTATTTACTTTGCAGTTTCCTTAGGTTATACCCTTATTTAAAGTAAAACCCTTAAATTATCAGGCCCTCCAAGCCGCGAAAGTAATATCGATCATTTTCGATCAATAGCATTGATTTTAGATTCCATGACAAACAGCGCCAAAAGTCAAGACATCCCGATGGTAGAACTGATCAAGGTTTTCAAGCGATATCCACCTGATGTCGCTGCTCTGACAAACATTTCCCTATCAATCGGACGCGGCGAAAAGTTTTTTATCATCGGTCGCTCCGGAGCTGGCAAAACAACTCTTTTAAAGCTTGTTTCGAGTATGGAGCCTCCCTCAAACGGGCTTATAGAGGTTTCAGGCAAATCGATTCACAAAATACGAGGAGCAAAACTGGCTCGTCTTCGCCAAAAGATAGGGGTGGCCTACCAGGACTTCAAGTTACTCCTCGATCGAACTGCTGCTGAAAATATCGCAATCTCCATGGAGGTCTCATATAAAAAACCGCAGATCATACGCAATCGTGTTCGATCGCTACTTGAACAGCTAGATCTCTCCGATAAACATAATACCATAACGGCTGAACTCTCACGTGGAGAACAGCAGCGGGTTGCCCTTGCCAGGGCCGTCGCCAATTCTCCAACCATGGTACTGGTGGATGAGCCTACAGGCAATCTCGACGCCGATACCACAGAGCGTGTCGTGAAATTACTTAATAACAGTCATAAATCAGGCGCGACTGTGATTATAGCTACCCATGATGAGTCTATTTATACAGATAGTTCCAGTCGCATTATGGAACTGAGGGGTGGCATGATTCACTCTCTCACAGGAGGTACAGCTGTATGAGTTTCTGGTTTACGGTAATACGACAGGTGGGGCGGAACCTCAGACAGACCTGGATGTCGCAGATCATGACTTTGCTCACGGTCAGTCTTTCGGTGCTTATTTTTACTCTGTTTTATCTCATCTATATGAACATGCTCAATGTCAGTGACCAATTGAGCGACGACCTGCGACTGATCGTATACCTTGAGGAAGAGCCGGTCCCCGAGATGAAGGAACAATTGAGAAACAAAATTCTCGCTTTCGATGATGTAGAGAGTATCAAATTTGTTTCGAGCGAAGATGCTTTTACACAATTTTCCGAGCAACTCGGCAATGACCGCGATGTGTTGGAAGATATGCCCAGGGATTTCCTTCCCGCCTCTATCGAAGTCACCCCACTGAAAACATTGAGGAGCCTCAACCAGATTCAGCTCTTCTCCGGCTATCTGGCTAAATTGCCCGGTACCATGAAGGTACAGTATGGAAAAGACTGGATTGAACGTTTTTTCCATTTCACCAGGTTGCTCTCTATCGTTGTCCTGCTCAGTGGCAGCCTACTGATTTTAACGACTGTTTTCATGGTTGCCTATACCATTCGTCTTACTATTATGGGACGGCAGGATGAACTTGAGTTGTTGAAGCTTGTCGGAGCCACCAATAATTACATACGCACACCATTTCTACTCGAAGGTTTTTTACAGGGAGCACTTGGTTCGACAGTCGGTCTTGCTTCCCTCTACCTCCTCTTTCAATGGATCACCATTCGCTTTACCGGCCAGGGATTTCTCAACCTGATTGATTTTGCCTTCTTCCCGCCTGCCACGGTAATAGCGATCATTGGTATATCGATTCTGCTCTGCGCAGTTGGCAGTCACACTTCAATGCGACGGTACCTGCGTATATGATTGATATTATCATGACATCAACCCGATCGCATGACAGTCAAGGCTACCGGCTACCCGCACGGAGTAAACGCAAATGGTCCAGTGCGCCTCAAAAATCCCGGGCCGGATATAAGAGTGTTGTGTTTTATCTTTTATGCTCGGCTTTTATTTTGAGCCCGCCGATACTCGCAGCATCAACAGATGTCGACGCCTTTACCAGAAAAGAAATTCGCAAAAATATTGAAAGCCACAGGATCAACATCCAAAGACTTCAGCTTGGTATTCATAACCAGCAGGATCTATCTCGCAAATCCGTTCAAAAAGAAAAAAACGTTCTACACGAGCTTGAAGAGATAAACCAGAAGCTTCAGAAACAACTGGTAAAAGTTTCAAAACTCGAACAGCAGACACAACTTCAGCAGGAACTCATAGCTACCAAAGAGCAGGAAATTTCCCAGCTACAGACAGATAAGAAAAGGGTCCTGCACCATTTCACAAAACGTGGCAGCGCCTATTATAAAATGGGTAAAATAGGCTTCCTGAACGTTACCTTCTCTTCCCGGTCACTTCCTGAACTGCTGAGATTTCAGGAAGCGTTCCAGACAATGATAGAATATGATCAGAATGTAATACGCAAATATCGCGCCAAAATCCATGATCTGGAACGTGCAAGGGACGCATACGCCTTGGAGAAAGGGGTTCTGCAGGAGTTTATAGCAAATACCAGGGCCGAAAATGAAGAGACAGCCAAGATCCGGGCCAAGAAGGAACAGCTTCTTACTCACATTCGTACCCAGAAACATTTACATGACCAGGCGGTTCTGGAAATGGAGGCCTCTGCTGCCCAACTCTCCGCAAACATCATTCAGCTCAAAAGCCAGGAAGAAGACCTCAAACATGTCTTCTCTCGCTCAAAGGGCAAATTGCCCGTGCCTCTTTCAGGAGAAGTCATCACCTTTTTCAACCAAGAGAAAACCAATAATCTCGGAGTACTGCGAAAGTCAACAGGTATAGCTATTGACGCACCGGAGGGTTCTCGTGTTCAGGCCATTGCTGACGGAACTATAATATTTTCTGGATATTTGAGAGGATACGGGAATACAATTATCATACACCACGGATACCAGTATTACTCTATTACCTCAAGAATCGACAAGATAGCTGCCCAAAAAGGTGACAATGTCAAATCAGGCAGTTATCTCGGCCTCTTGAGCGAGACTGGCACCCTCCTTGATGAAGGATTGTATTTTGAAATTCGTCATGGAAAAGAATCTCAGGATCCGTTGCAGTGGATTGATACCAGTAAGCTGGATATCCAGGAAGCTGAACTTGAATTCAGCGATCTCAATTCCTCTCTCAAGCAAGGGTGATCCGGAAAGGATCACCTTGGTCGGAGCCCCAACATGAGAAGCATAGCGCTCGTTTGCCGTCTTACCTTTCTTTTTCTGACTTTCCTTCTTGTCTCATCGACACTCTCCCATTCCGAATCGGCTGAAAAAGCCAAGCAGAGACAGGAGACCTACCAGCAGCTGGAAGTATTTGCCAACGTGCTGAGTATCTTGCAAGATAACTACGTCGAAGAAATCGATACGCCTGAAACGATTAACGGCGCTATAAGAGGTCTCCTCTACTCGCTCGATCCGCATTCCGCCTATCTGGACTCTGAAGGATTCAGCGAACTTCAGGAAGAGACACAAGGCCAGTTCTCAGGTATCGGCATAGAAGTCACTATCAAGGATGACATTCTGACTGTTATCAGCCCAATAGAGGGCACACCGGCAGACCAAGCCGGGCTTAAAGCAAAAGATGTAATCGTAGAAATTGATGGCGAAAAAACTAAGGAGATGGGTGCAGTTGAAGCTGTTAAAAGATTACGAGGCCCCAAAGGAAGTAGTGTTAAAATAACAGTATTCAGAGAAGGCTGGAGCGAGTTTAAGGAATTCAATCTTACCCGTGACATTATCCCCCTCCAGTCCGTACGATCTTTCATGCTTGCACCTAACATTATCTACTCCCGTATAACAAACTTTCAGAGTCACACCACCGAAGACTTCAAGGAAGCGATAGCCCGGCTTTCTGCAGATACAGAGATCAAAGGCCTTATCCTTGATCTTCGTAACAATCCCGGCGGCCTGTTGAATCAGGCTGTAAGCATTACGGATTTGTTCGTTGACGAGGGTCTCATTGTATACACCAAAGGCAGAACCGAGAACCAGAACATGTCGTTTAAAGCCAAAACTTCGCCTCAGGATTACCAGTTTCAGCTTGTTGTACTGGTCAACGAGGGTTCGGCCAGTGCTTCTGAAATTGTGGCCGGAGCCTTACAGGATCACCAGCGCGCGATAATTGTCGGCACCAGGACTTTCGGCAAAGGTTCCGTCCAGACTATCATACCTCTTCCCGGTGGCGCAGGATTACGTGTTACCACAGCACGTTATTTTACCCCCAACGGAAAATCCATACAGGCCACTGGTATTTTACCTGATGTTGAGGTACCTTTTGTGCCATGTAACGGCCAGGTCGAAGAGAGTGACGAGGATGAAGAGAAATTTCGTGAATCTGATCTGAAAAATCACATCCCCGGCACTGAGAAAGCTAAAGATACCAAAACCGAGTCAGAGCAAAATCAGGCTAAACAGAGGCTGGCTGAAGATAATCAGCTGCGCTCAGCCTTGAATATACTGAAAAGCCTTAATCTCTACTCACGATTTTGTGAAAAGGACAACGAGACCTAATGGATTGCCTCACCTTTATTGCCGAACAAAAGATCGCTCAAGCCATTGAAAATGGCGAATTAAAAACATCTGGCTGGAAAAACAAACCACTCAAGCTCGAAGATGACCATATGGTTCCCGATGACCTGAAAATGGCATATAAACTGCTTAAAAATGCTGGCTACATTCCACCAGAGATTGAGCAGAGAAAAGAGATAACCAGACTCGAAGAACTTATCGCGAAAACGGAAGACGAGCATGAACGTTTGCAGCAGATGCGAAAACTCAGCGTTTTATTAATGAAGGTCGATGCTAACCGTATCACACCAGCCAACATCTCCCACGATGATGAGTATTATCGTAAGCTAGTTGAGAAAACTTCCGTTCATTCCACAAAGAAAGATAAATAACTTCGAAAATCCACCCAGGCACAAAAAAAAAAGCTGAAACCGTTCTGAGTGAACGATTTCAGCTTTTTTAATGTTCTATACAATGAACCTATGACTACATGAAGTTATGCTTCTCCTTCATGTCCTGGTAAACGATCGTCGAGACCTTCCTGATAACGTTGCCCCGGGTGAGCATCCAGTTTCCATAATTTGCGGGCCTGGAACTTCCCTCGATAACCCCGATAATTGCGTATGGATAGCGCTTTCCCTGGC of the Desulfosediminicola ganghwensis genome contains:
- the ftsE gene encoding cell division ATP-binding protein FtsE is translated as MTNSAKSQDIPMVELIKVFKRYPPDVAALTNISLSIGRGEKFFIIGRSGAGKTTLLKLVSSMEPPSNGLIEVSGKSIHKIRGAKLARLRQKIGVAYQDFKLLLDRTAAENIAISMEVSYKKPQIIRNRVRSLLEQLDLSDKHNTITAELSRGEQQRVALARAVANSPTMVLVDEPTGNLDADTTERVVKLLNNSHKSGATVIIATHDESIYTDSSSRIMELRGGMIHSLTGGTAV
- the ftsX gene encoding permease-like cell division protein FtsX; translated protein: MSFWFTVIRQVGRNLRQTWMSQIMTLLTVSLSVLIFTLFYLIYMNMLNVSDQLSDDLRLIVYLEEEPVPEMKEQLRNKILAFDDVESIKFVSSEDAFTQFSEQLGNDRDVLEDMPRDFLPASIEVTPLKTLRSLNQIQLFSGYLAKLPGTMKVQYGKDWIERFFHFTRLLSIVVLLSGSLLILTTVFMVAYTIRLTIMGRQDELELLKLVGATNNYIRTPFLLEGFLQGALGSTVGLASLYLLFQWITIRFTGQGFLNLIDFAFFPPATVIAIIGISILLCAVGSHTSMRRYLRI
- a CDS encoding murein hydrolase activator EnvC family protein, with amino-acid sequence MTSTRSHDSQGYRLPARSKRKWSSAPQKSRAGYKSVVFYLLCSAFILSPPILAASTDVDAFTRKEIRKNIESHRINIQRLQLGIHNQQDLSRKSVQKEKNVLHELEEINQKLQKQLVKVSKLEQQTQLQQELIATKEQEISQLQTDKKRVLHHFTKRGSAYYKMGKIGFLNVTFSSRSLPELLRFQEAFQTMIEYDQNVIRKYRAKIHDLERARDAYALEKGVLQEFIANTRAENEETAKIRAKKEQLLTHIRTQKHLHDQAVLEMEASAAQLSANIIQLKSQEEDLKHVFSRSKGKLPVPLSGEVITFFNQEKTNNLGVLRKSTGIAIDAPEGSRVQAIADGTIIFSGYLRGYGNTIIIHHGYQYYSITSRIDKIAAQKGDNVKSGSYLGLLSETGTLLDEGLYFEIRHGKESQDPLQWIDTSKLDIQEAELEFSDLNSSLKQG
- a CDS encoding S41 family peptidase; this encodes MRSIALVCRLTFLFLTFLLVSSTLSHSESAEKAKQRQETYQQLEVFANVLSILQDNYVEEIDTPETINGAIRGLLYSLDPHSAYLDSEGFSELQEETQGQFSGIGIEVTIKDDILTVISPIEGTPADQAGLKAKDVIVEIDGEKTKEMGAVEAVKRLRGPKGSSVKITVFREGWSEFKEFNLTRDIIPLQSVRSFMLAPNIIYSRITNFQSHTTEDFKEAIARLSADTEIKGLILDLRNNPGGLLNQAVSITDLFVDEGLIVYTKGRTENQNMSFKAKTSPQDYQFQLVVLVNEGSASASEIVAGALQDHQRAIIVGTRTFGKGSVQTIIPLPGGAGLRVTTARYFTPNGKSIQATGILPDVEVPFVPCNGQVEESDEDEEKFRESDLKNHIPGTEKAKDTKTESEQNQAKQRLAEDNQLRSALNILKSLNLYSRFCEKDNET
- a CDS encoding DUF1992 domain-containing protein, with amino-acid sequence MDCLTFIAEQKIAQAIENGELKTSGWKNKPLKLEDDHMVPDDLKMAYKLLKNAGYIPPEIEQRKEITRLEELIAKTEDEHERLQQMRKLSVLLMKVDANRITPANISHDDEYYRKLVEKTSVHSTKKDK